Sequence from the Nocardia cyriacigeorgica GUH-2 genome:
GCGCCAGATCGTCATCGCGGCCGAACCGGCCCGCGTGCACGCGCTGATCAACGACTTCCACAACTGGGTCGAGTGGTCGCCGTGGGAAGATCTCGACCCGGAGTTGCGCCGCATGTACAGCGGCCCGGACGCCGGCGTCGGCGCCCGCTACGCCTGGGAGGGCAACCGCAAGGCCGGCCGCGGCACGATGCAGATCACCTCGAGCACCGACCAGGAAATCCGCATCACGCTGGACTTCGAGAAGCCATTCAAATCCAGCAACAACGTCGTGTTCACCATCATGCCCGCCGAAGCAGGCGGCACCCAGGTGGTCTGGCGGATGAACGGTGAGCAGCGCGGATTGATGGCGCTGATGGGCAAGGTCATCTCGATGGACAGCCTGATCGGCAAGGATTTCGAGAAGGGTCTGGGCCGGCTGCGAGTGGCCGCCGAAGCCGCGCCCGCCTAGCGCGCCAATTAGGCTGCGGACATGGCTACCGCAGCGCAATGGATCGAGGGCGCCCGGCCCCGCACCCTGCCGAACGCTATCGCCCCGGTCATCGCAGGTACCGGCGCCGCCGCGTCCATCGACGGGCTGGTGTGGTGGAAAGCGATTCTGGCGCTGCTGGTCTCGCTGGCGCTGATCGTCGGCGTGAACTACGCCAACGACTACTCCGACGGTATCCGCGGCACCGACGACGAACGCGTCGGCCCGCTGCGTCTGGTCGGCTCCGGTCTGGCCTCGCCCACGGCCGTCCGCACCGCCGCCATCGTCAGCCTGGGCATCGGCGCGGTCTTCGGTCTCGTCCTGGTTGCGCTGACCGCGTGGTGGCTGATCCTCATCGGCGCCGCCTGCCTGGCCGGCGCCTGGTTCTACACCGGCGGCAGCAAGCCCTACGGCTACAGCGGTTTCGGCGAGATCGCCGTCTTCGTCTTCTTCGGTCTGATCGGCGTGCTCGGCACCCAGTTCGTCCAGGCCGAGCGCATCGACTGGGTGGGTGCGGTGCTCGCGGTGGCCGTCGGCTCGTTCTCCAGCGCCGTCCTGGTGGCCAACAACCTGCGCGAT
This genomic interval carries:
- a CDS encoding SRPBCC family protein: MAEFEVVRQIVIAAEPARVHALINDFHNWVEWSPWEDLDPELRRMYSGPDAGVGARYAWEGNRKAGRGTMQITSSTDQEIRITLDFEKPFKSSNNVVFTIMPAEAGGTQVVWRMNGEQRGLMALMGKVISMDSLIGKDFEKGLGRLRVAAEAAPA
- a CDS encoding 1,4-dihydroxy-2-naphthoate polyprenyltransferase, which encodes MATAAQWIEGARPRTLPNAIAPVIAGTGAAASIDGLVWWKAILALLVSLALIVGVNYANDYSDGIRGTDDERVGPLRLVGSGLASPTAVRTAAIVSLGIGAVFGLVLVALTAWWLILIGAACLAGAWFYTGGSKPYGYSGFGEIAVFVFFGLIGVLGTQFVQAERIDWVGAVLAVAVGSFSSAVLVANNLRDIRTDTESGKVTLAVKLGDPRTRTLHLALLAVPFVATLLLVARSPFALIGLLAIPLAVRANAPVRSGRAGLELIPALRDSGLALLAWSTLTAAALALATL